The sequence TATAAGCTTTTTGCCTTGTAAAGCTCAAGAATATCCACTAAACTCTTCTTATATGAAGCTATCCGATAATTCGTATTTAAAAGACTTAAATAATGAGCTTCCCCCATATATTGGAACTTATAAAGCAAATTTTGGTGGTAATGAAATTACTTTATTGATTAGTTTGCAAAATCATAAATTTTTTGACTTAAATGTAAAAAAGTATTATCAGGATGTTTTATCAATAAACTATATTGTGAAAAATTCTTCTGGAGTAGTTCTTCAAGATACGCAGAATATGAATTTACCAGCAAATCAACTTCGTTTTACTATATATAGCACTAAGACTAGACCTTCACAAAATGCAGTAATTTTTTATTATGGTGGTACTAATTGTGGAGTTGGATGGGGTAATATTTATTTAAAAATAATAAATTCCACACAGCTATCATGGCAATATAAACCCAATGATATTGTTCTTGACAGCAGCAAGTGTCCTCCAGGAACAGATCTTAATATTTACCTTCCCGAAACAAAGGATTTGATTTTTACAAAACAATAAATAGAGCCTCTTCGGAGGCTTTTTGCGAAGATGATATATGAAAGCAATAACTAGAAGCATCGTTCTTTTTAGCTTTTTTATAAGTTTTTTATCTTATAAGGCGCAAATTCTACCATTAAATACGGGATTGTTAAATATCCCTCAAAATGCTCATGTGAAAGATTTGAACAACGAATTAACGCCGTATATTGGTGTTTATAAAGCTAATTTCCAGGACAATGAGATTACCTTATTTATTACAAAAGAAGAGGATAAATTATTGAATTATGGTAATCAAAAATTTTATAGGGATGCTTTAGTCGTGAAATATATTGTTAAAAATTCAACAGGAACTATTTTGCAAGACACAAAAAACAATAATAATTCTAAAATCTACATTTATAGTTCTAAAATA is a genomic window of Chryseobacterium nakagawai containing:
- a CDS encoding DUF6705 family protein, with the translated sequence MKTINIKTTILFSLFISFLPCKAQEYPLNSSYMKLSDNSYLKDLNNELPPYIGTYKANFGGNEITLLISLQNHKFFDLNVKKYYQDVLSINYIVKNSSGVVLQDTQNMNLPANQLRFTIYSTKTRPSQNAVIFYYGGTNCGVGWGNIYLKIINSTQLSWQYKPNDIVLDSSKCPPGTDLNIYLPETKDLIFTKQ